The genomic segment AGAGCACCCCAGCTATCTTAGCCAGCCGAGCCTTGGAGACCTGGTTGCCGTCCCCCATGCAGTGAGTGCACTTGGCCCCGGCGACCCCGAGTATGAGCGCCagaaggcagaggagcagggagagaacAGTGAGGCCCCGGGCGGCCTGGGCAGAGGAGGGCAGGGCCAGGGTGGAGTCGTAGGACTTACACTGGATGTGGCCTGTGGTCTGGGACAGGCAGTTCATCCACAGTCCCTCCCACAGCACCTGAGCGATCACCAGCTCGCCACCTACGAAGGCGGACACGCGCCACAGAGGAGCCGCGCACACCAGCGCCCCGCCCACCCAGCCCAGCACAGCCAACACCAGGCCCAGCAGCTGAAGACCTGTCGATGCCATGGCCACAGAACAAGCTCTGAAAGTTTTGGATCTCAAAGTCTGGGGAAGTTCCTTAGAAAAATCTATGTCCGATTTTTTACTTGTCTTTTTCACCAGGAAGTCACAGAGAGTTGAgttttgaaatgtgaaattcTTGAAGACTTTTTGAATTACAATAAAGACACTACTCCACACAGTATATCCTCAGTCATTCACTCCCTAGTAGAATGTCCAGTAGAGTGTTATTAGAGAGTAATTCTTGGATGAatccccttcctcttctcagTATCCTTTCTTGGTTAACACATCAGAATGTACTGTAAAGATGACATAGCACATTATAGTAGCATAATAGCACATTTTAAATTGACATGAACATTATGCACTCACTCATTTAGACTTAAACTAATTAGCTTTTGGTATTACATTTGAAATAATCAGAAGGCTAATTTGTACAAAGTAGTACAATACAAAACAGTGCAACATaataagaaacaaagaaaaggcgAGATCACAGAAACCTGGTCCAGCTGGACCCATTATGGTTCTTTATGGATGCTCTTTGTTCTAGGCTGGACTTGAACAGGTCCACCAAAAATCCAATTCTATAAAACTTACTTTTTCTAACCAGTAAGCAGATGATGAGATGTCCACAAGCCGTGTTTTGATGGTCCTCAGTGTGTTTCTTGGTGGTAAAGCAGTGTGATGGTGAGAAGTTACCCTCTTTCTTCCACTATGACTggccagcctgtctctctggaACTCATACACTGGGAGTGGGAGGGCAGCAATGTGCAATACTGcatgctaaacacacacacacgcacaagtaGTTATGCAAAAAAATGACAGCACAAGGACACTTTGTTACAGACACTGCTGATAGACAAGGCATTAACAACTGtggttttctgtttgtgtgttgtctgtacgtgtgtgtgtgcgtgcgggtgtgtgtgtgtgtgtgtgtgtgtgtgtgcgtgcgcacgcGCATGACTGCAGATCTATACATATCATGGTACATATCACTAACTAATCTAAAAAAGgtttcattgtgtgtttgtgtgtgtgtgtgtgtgtgtgtgtgtgtgtgtgttgttgaggAGTTAATATTTTGTTGTGCAAAGGCTTAAAACTTTGATTCCATCATTTTATTACTGAGCATAATACACCTTTGATTTCAGTTTATACAGTGCTAAACCTGCATTTAGTGGGTACTGACAGAGAAGTGGAAAAGGTAAAGGAATGAGGAAAAAAGCAAGAACATTATATATGTTACAAAGCTATCCATGTCTTTGAAAGGAAAGTACAGGTGAATATGAGGATTCCTTGTGTTGATTTAAGAAATTAGAGGTCATGTAGAGTGGAGTAGTTAAAACTGCATACCTGTGTTAAGGTATCATCAGCTGGTCtgtttgtatttctttcatttctctaCAGTGGGTCAGGAAATGTCATGATGAGGCGTCCTGTTTGAGA from the Centroberyx gerrardi isolate f3 chromosome 3, fCenGer3.hap1.cur.20231027, whole genome shotgun sequence genome contains:
- the LOC139933554 gene encoding claudin-like protein ZF-A89: MASTGLQLLGLVLAVLGWVGGALVCAAPLWRVSAFVGGELVIAQVLWEGLWMNCLSQTTGHIQCKSYDSTLALPSSAQAARGLTVLSLLLCLLALILGVAGAKCTHCMGDGNQVSKARLAKIAGVLFLVAGLAYLLPICWTAYAIIKDFYDPNVAAPLKRELGPALYLGWGASVLLLVGGALLHLGSAPPGGRAMPIFGGAVKDNPHAVAAGGAKQQEKAFV